The Salvia splendens isolate huo1 unplaced genomic scaffold, SspV2 ctg187, whole genome shotgun sequence sequence CCAACGTCGTATTCAGCCCGACAGTGAGCTCTCAGTGGTGCTGCCTCCACCGTCCAGCGCCGGTACACGCTCTGCCGCCACCGCCGTTCTCACAGCAGGAGTCGCGGCTGCTCTTCGAGCTGCCGCCGTCAACATCTCACACCAGCCAGCGAGCACCGTCTTTGTCGCTGCTTCTCGCCGTCGAGCAGCTCCTACCGACGGCTGCTGCTACCTTCGCTCCAGCTCCCCTCCGTCTTGCCGCGATGCTGCGAGCTCGGGGCAGCTGCTGTCCGAGAGCTTGGAAGCTGCTCGTCGCCGCCGGTTCGTCGCCAGACAGCCCCTTGAATTTAGCTAAGTCCCCTATCCCTTTCTTATCCTCTTAAAACTTGGTCTATTAAACTTTTAGTTTCTGGGCAGTAGCTTTGTTCTAAGGACTAAGATGTTGGCTACTTATTTTTGTCCGAGAGATGGCTTATGGTTTCATAACTCATTTTGGTACTTTATTCTCATGCCTTGTTACTGATTCGTTCCATGAGTTAGCTACTGATCTAAGGTCTCATCTATGGTTCTAACATTTCAAGCTACATGTGGGATTTCTAATGTGATGCAAAGGATGGTGTTGGGAGATTACCTCGGCTTGGTGATTCCTCTTGGTTTAACGGGCTGCCCTCTCGCGCTGCCACTTCCTTCCTCCCTCATTGCTCCTCCGTTACTTGTGGATTTTTAGGGGTCGAAAATGGTGAGGAGAGGAGGTGGGGGTGTGGTATTTATAGTCGAGCTCTTGGCTCCTTGTGGCAGCCTCGGCAGGCAACGGAAGCTGTAATTTAGCTAAGGGTTATCTCATCTTTTGAATTGAGTTTAGAACTTCTATGCCTAATTTGGTGTAAGGCAATGGAGGGCTCCTGATTCTCAAATCTCTTGGTTCTTGTGTGGGAGAGATTTATGGAGTATGGAGAGAGATTTGAGGAGGAAAATATCTGAGAAACTTGGTGACCAAGTTAGttaatttgatttgtttttttcttttcatttgtttattaatttaattatttgaggaTTTGTTtacttattcatttaatttggtgtaggtatactCGGTTCCTGCTCGTGGCTGTCCTCGTTGAAGTATCCGATTTTTCCTAGAACGCAGGatgtataaatttaattttgttggatttttgtTGAATGTACCGGgcattaaaattttcattttgggatcttatttatttatttattaaatttattatattcatatatgtgTAATATATCTACATGTTCTATTCATTTACCTGACGTCAAAAACAAACAACAATGACGATCTATCGCAGttcggatttaatcgcataaaatttacttatataaataatcaagctaataatatagtttataataatatcggcttagcgggtcgttacattctacccctcttaaaagaaatttcgtcccgaaatttaggatgTATTTAAACAAAAGCTCGGGatatttctccttcattttctccTCTAGCTCCAATGTTGCCCCTTCCTGTCcgtggtttttttttttccacaaaacctttactgtagtaatcgacttaTTCCGAAGCTgttgcacctttcgatctagtatttccaccggcttttcttcgtaaccCAGGTCGGGATCTAGTGTGATTTCTTCGTGGCAAATCACAtgttttgggtcgaacacgtactttcaaagttgggagacgtggaataTGTTGTGTACGTTTccaaagttgggtggtaatgccaagcgaTATGCTACTGGGTCCACTTCCTCCAGAATTTCATAAGAtccaataaatcgtggtttTAGCTTACTTttgagtccaaatctggttattcctTTGGAAGGGGATACTTTCGAAAAGACCTTATCTCTgatgttaaatttcaattcgATTCGACGTTCGTCGgcgtatgattttttttttgcgttTTCTGCAGTGGTCAATGTGTGGCATTCCTTGAGGGTCTCGCGCTAGGAAATATAGAGTTGATCTAACCATTTTATCTTTGATaggaactgaatttgggattccaagagaaatattcgaatcgttcttgcttttggtaggctccaaggtaacgatgaaaataaaacgattataattatttcaattacatgAGTGTTTGGTTTACCACAAACTTTCACCagtagcttgcaacaaaggttttcatgaagtgcaaagactaggctcaattgAGCTCATTATGCTCAttcccagaaaagaaaagatacaacttcaaagggcttgagctatacccatagagcttgggaaattttattgtgggaagagcttgccagatggaataaattgcgaaagtgagggtatgatgaatagaatgtagatgtcaataataggttgccaacaatataatcaaaatgaacagtgaagtagaaaagtttcaagtatccctagatgataacaggaagacctgtgatggttggttacaaatggatttgaaaagaagagaaaaaacaaacaattgcaatttgctcgacaacactgtgatagaagatcatatcaacgaaattttagagtttataagcaattcagggaaactaactaataaagagggcaacaagaggaaactagccaaggAGAAGCAATGTGTCAACTTTAACATGGAgcttgcagaaaagctcaaCTCAAGAGACAatagtcatatttgaattcagaagatAAGAAtactcatgtaaaacaaagagcttgtcaatatGTATGTCTGAAAACATAAAGGGTCAAATTTTaaaggtttaaggtctcaccagatggctgctccaatatagtaaggctgaaaatgattgggctcaagtggatttgagaaaaagaagaatagCAATGAACTacccttttgggtcaacaacatcgtgatactatatcatGTTAATGAATTACAAAGTTTGTAACCAAATCACGGAAATTAACTAGTAGAGAAGACAACCAGAGCAAACTAGTTTGGGAAGAGAGCAAATTACTTTAGACTTGGAGTTGCTAaagagctcaaagcatgatggaataattatgGTGGGATTAAAAGAGATGACTATCctttataaattaatgaatGTCGGCAAACACATTTGAAAACACTAAATGTCtactaatgatctttgaagaatatattatcattgaagagacaatagtttagggaaatatgttcattctgaaggctataaataaagcagctccgagtataggagtttggtggcaagaattcagagagtcTAAGTATTGCTTTTCTcgaagtttctttcttatcgcatactttcttttcgtcgctcgggaaagcgagaaatgttcatactgtacttctaagttcgagttcatattgtgttctagaagaaacacataactaagtattttaagttcttggaaattttattttccccattctagcaacatgattcaatgactaTTCAAAAAAAAAGTATCATTTCACAAACTCAAAAAGAGACATCTTTTCAACAATTGGTACCGGACTCATATAcgttatactttcatatttcagtaactttttccattcaggaaagttacttcttttattcatattttcacagtctttagccaagaaaagacatactaactctttctttaagcacgctaccaaatcaagaaacatcaactctttctttaaactcagtattttcatctgttcactcaaattaactgcatgagttatttctccatttcaaactttcaaacatcttgattttcttttgaaaaaaaataacaagTTACATTTTTCCTCATTGAGcgcgattggtgggagtgctaagagcattttcatcgattagacagtctagtggaacaaggctagaccaaagattttcaaagaagactctcgtGTTCAGGGCtagaaagaatgctctgataccactcagtcacgaccgcattttctaaggatagaaaacacggttgatcgcgactaggggatgattaaagaagcggggaagaaaggggaaaatcaacacaacacaaccacagcccgaaacaaatgggaatagctcgaaataaatcagagttttgaacaaaatagacttgagtcttttaagatgcacaacggaagcaaatgaatgcggttccatgtatgaagacatgaacctccgagagtcaaaatctaactgaattaaatgtcttgtctcaatagcacttcctccaccacttcgctgctcaacctgcacatttagaaatatatgcagggctgagtacaaaaagtactcagtgaacacattgccgaaaattacacatatacatttgaaaatattgtcaagccatcatcacagtaacactcggggtgttgttgaaaagacccgagcttactaaaaatatcacattgggttgcaacccccttttccggtacttagccatatctgatcacattgtgccgtcgagatggtgttctcgcactgtcaccttctctgcccatcatgtcagaggattccatgtgccgggaaggtggccaccttccacggtcatcttctctgccgttcacggtcagaggttccaagtagagacaccaccctaccaggactcaaaatcgaatcgattcacatatacCATCATTCATAagtcacttggccttagccaaacagataggcatcatacacaaaacatttatggcaagacaacatctttaaaaatcacgaacatgtgttcatgttttcacaaaacacaatttgtatttttcgtataagaaagctcaccttgatcgtttagttcccttaacttgaatctttcgttccgactttacttgcgaacatacccttttgaaaatatcacagcgtactaataagactcgagaatttcacatacttataggaatgcatgcccctactttatttcttttatcgtttgttcaccgttagaaaattttagaaacttgcatattaattaaatttattaaattgggaaatttaattaatagcacttctttattaaacttaattagttctgtgacttgagaactccgtctccctctttctttctatttcctTAGCGGtcgcccgaggcgtcgcgggcgacgccggtcggtcCTTCGCATTTCCAGCTTCAACATTTTCTATTCAGAAACTTAGTAATTTATTAAGGGATTAATTTATTAAGCTCCAAACTCAAttccttaaattaattccaaCCCAACAATTAAAATCTCGGCCCaaactaatattaaattttcagcccaatTGTTTAATTCATCACAACCCATTCAACAATTATAAGAATACTTCCTGGCCTAATTAAATTAGAGAGTCGGCCCACTTCCTTAAATAAAAACAGCCCATTATACCAATTAATTATTAGGGCCCaacaatatttaataaaaatgggtACCAACCCATTCTTCATCACCTACAATACTTACTCATTTTCTCCTTCCCAATTCCTTGCAAATCCCTAATTTGAGGACAACCCAGTAGCGGCGCCTGCAAATCCTCTTCCCTTCTATTCTCTTTTCTCTTCGCCGTCGACTCTCTACCCGGTCAAGACCCCAACGTCGTATTCAGCCCGACAGTGAGCTCTCAGTGGTGCTGCCTCCACCGTCCAGCGCCGGTACACGCTCTGCCGCCACCGCCGTTCTCACAGCAGGAGTCGCGGCTGCTCTTCGAGCTACCGCCGTCAACATCTCACACCAGCCAGCGAGCACCGTCTTTGTCGCTGCTTCTCGCCGTCGAGCAGCTCCTACCGACGGCTGCTGCTACCTTCGCTCCAGCTCCCCTCCGTCTTGCCGCGATGCTGCGAGCTCGGGGCAGCTGCTGTCCGAGAGCTTGGAAGCTGCTCGTCGCCGCCGGTTCGTCGCCAGACAGCCCCTTGAATTTAGCTAAGTCCCCTATCCCTTTCTTATCCTCTTAAAACTTGGTCTATTAAACTTTTAGTTTCTGGGCAGTAGCTTTGTTCTAAGGACTAAGATGTTGGCTACTTATTTTTGTCCGAGAGATGGCTTATGGTTTCATAACTCATTTTGGTACTTTATTCTCATGCCTTGTTACTGATTCGTTCCATGAGTTAGCTATTGATCTAAGGTCTCATCTATGGTTCTAACATTTCAAGCTACATGTGGGATTTCTAATGTGATGCAAAGGATGGTGTTGGGAGATTACCTCGGCTTGGTGATTCCTCTTGGTTTAACGGGCTGCCCTCTCGCGCTGCCACTTCCTTCCTCCCTCATTGCTCCTCCGTTACTTGTGGATTTTTAGGGGTCGAAAATGGTGAGGAGAGGAGGTGGGGGTGTGGTATTTATAGTCGAGCTCTTGACTCCTTGTGGCAGCCTCGGCAGGCAACGGAAGCTGTAATTTAGCTAAGGGTTATCTCATCTTTTGAATTGAGTTTAGAACTTCTATGCCTAATTTGGTGTAAGGCAATGGAGGGCTCCTGATTCTCAAATCTCTTGGTTCTTGTGTGGGAGAGATTTATGGAGTATGGAGAGAGATTTGAGGAGGAAAATATCTGAGAAACTTGGTGACCAAGTTAGttaatttgatttgtttttttcttttcatttgtttattaatttaattatttgaggaTTTGTTtacttattcatttaatttggtgtaggtatactCGGTTCCTGCTCGTGGCTGTCCTCGTTGAAGTATCCGATTTTTCCTAGAACGCAGGatgtataaatttaattttgttggatttttgtTGAATGTACCGGgcattaaaattttcattttgggatcttatttatttatttattaaatttattatattcatatatgtgTAATATATCTACATGTTCTATTCATTTACCTGACGTCAAAAACAAACAACAATGACGATCTATCGCAGttcggatttaatcgcataaaatttacttatataaataatcaagctaataatatagtttataataatatcggcttagcgggtcgttacagaAAATAGGGAAAAGGGACGCGTACTAGgggagtattttaaaaaatatatatttaaatcctcaattaaataagaataggatttaaattggtaatttcttgtaggaaaagactcccacaaaataggtaacaaataaattaatcccacaagtaattgaaaggcatatgggcgaaaattatgtagaatagcatagggataatttggtttggatttaatttagataaatatcccaaagcaattaattaaatccaagaaagaaagtattatttccaatggataggagggccgaaaattccaaataatatggctagaaatatatgcatgatcacACTTAacttaattcacacattggaagcttaatcacattaactcatataacccacaacaactaattttacataattaactcaaacacatggagactcaatttccacaaaagaaattcttattcaacatccacattaattgaaataaaataagccatcaaataaaaaaaataaaataaaaagtcacaattttccggggtgctacacttttttagttgtatttttcTTATACTCATTATTTTGTGCAAGTAATCTAAGAAATTGATAGTTAAAGTTAAGTTGCAATAAtgtaagagaaaaataaataaagtaaagtaataaaaaaatttctaaaTAAGTAAATGGTTCAAGTATCTTTGAACGACCGAAAAGAAACACTCCCTCAGTCCCCCATATgtaattgatttctttttgttgcgagatttaataaattaatatttattgagTTAATGGGAAAGAAAATAACGTAGagtaaagaataaagtagagagataaagagaatataaagtaatagagagtaagaaatatactccatccgtcccacaaattTTGGCACACTTTgagtgggcacgagttttaaaaaatgtaatggaaTGCTAATTCAAAATATAGTGGAACGTGAATTCTACCTTTATACATTAGTTTTAAAACAAAATGTgaatgagaatgagttagttATTATATggggtccactataaaaaatggtaaaaagtagtaaaatgtgacaaattttgtggaacGGACGGatatggaaaaatgagacaagcTTTTTGGGACAAAGAGAGTAGTACTTAATGTTTTCTTTTAgcataaaatggaaaatatatgaaaatttttatgagatGGAGAAGTAGTTTATTAATAGTTTCATTTATAGTTAATCTGTTTTTTCTACtatttgtaatttttgtttatgtttttataatttttatttttacattttagtcttattatattttgtttttctactataattatttaaaaatttcactctctctgtcccatatTATTGAAGTCGTTTCTTTTCAAATTTGAGAAAGTTGTGTTAGTAAGttaaatgaagataaaataatgtaggagagaagataaaataagtaggagaaaatataaaataattgagattgaattttttgtttttaattaaaaatagaaatgactcaagtaatttATGACAACTCAAGTGAAATGTAACTCAAATAACTTGTGACCGAGAGTAACCACTATTATGATAAATCAATTAACTTATGAATATTTGTCAGTTAATTCCTCGACTTTCACTGAATTCTAACTATCGAACTCTTAAATTCTTCTAATTTTGCAATCacttagagcattcacaatggaAGGGCCGATCTCGAGGCCTTCCGATCGGCCTCGATCGACCTTCCATTGCAGAAAATGGGCCGATGATAGCCCCACCCCATATGGCCGGTATATCGGTTTTGGCCGTTCCACAATGGTCGATGATCGGCCACCAATTGCGGGGATTGGGCCGATCATCGGCCCCAAcccttttttaattttttaaaacttttttattctatttttatctaCTATAGATACCCCAAGTCCCATTCTTTACATTTATCACACCAACATGCTATCTTCTCTCATTTTTCTACACTTTTTCCAATCTTGTAATTCAATGAAGATTTGcatattaatatttttgcacttaaatttatttaatttgatatcgtattaaatatagaagtgcaaaaaaaattaaaacaaaatagtgatgatgtgtaaataaaatggaagtggGATAGACCATTTGGAGCGGCCCTTCCATTGCAGGGAGATAGGCTCTTGagtaaaatgctgacgtggaaTGGAAGGGCCCTCCCTTCCATTGTGAATGCTCCTACAATTCCATTGATATGGATCCATGTATATTGAGATTCATCAACCCAAGATTTATACCTTAGATGGTGAATGATCTTGtaaatgaacaagaaaacacaaAAACCGCAAAAAAGGATAGGGTGGATCTAgccttcaaaaattaaatccaaaatgaTTTGATGGGAGATAAGAAATGAAGAAGTGTGAATTTAATATTAGCTAAATCCATTGATGGAGAAAATACTTTAAGCAATCTTCAACATACTAGATTCAACTAATGGCTCCACTACTCAAAGGAATTCACAAACCCTTGATGCATACATATACTTGATGATCATACTTGATTGAATCAATTGATGATCAAACAACCTAGAAAACTAGGAATTAGATAAAAACTCTCACGATCGAGAAAATAATTCTCACAAGATTCTAATTCAATATTCAACCCCCtctaaaatgagaaaatgtgcTATTTATAGCTTAGGCCCAAATTCCAAGAAAGACCCACAAAAACTAGCCTCTGCGTGAGCCACCCGGCCAGGTGGACTAGGTGGCCTTGAGACACCCGTTCGGGTGGAATCCCACCGGATCGTCGACGCCTTAGTTTTGTCACCAGTCAGGGTGGCTTTTGGTGGTCGAAAGTCACACGTCCGGGTGGAAACTTTTGACCCTGCCATGCTTTAGTTTTGTCATCCGTTCGGGTGGCTTTTGGTGGCTGAAAGTCACCCGTCCAGGTGGCACTTTTCTGCACTGCGCGGCTTTCGTAAAACGGCCATAACTTCCTCCATCGGGCTCTGATTGAGGCGTGTAAGATACTCGCTCGAAGATCTTTTGAAGATGAAGACATTGGTGGTCTTTTCAAAGCGTTTGGACGTCATCTCAATAGGCTGATCACTGGTTGAATCCAGCTGTACATGACATTCTTGATGCACAACTTCCATGATCGTTTCATCCTGACATTGCTTTTTCGTAAGATGACAATGACATGGCATATTCCAGTGAGGAGTGGCATTTTAATGAAATTGGGtggaatttatataaaaatacatGGTATTTAGTTATAACAAACGTATACAAATATTTTTCGCAAAGAATTCTGTAGTAAGCTTAATATTGCTAAAATTGTTTCATCGACAGATTAATATGTTCTGAATCCTAATTTTACTGCTTGAATCTTTTCTACGCAGATTTAAATTTTGTGAGGAcatttgaataaaatatataatggaAAAATATTTGGAAAATTTGGAATTTATAATCTAGAAAAAGCACTCCTATATGACTCattcatattatattaaaaaaatacttctaATCACATGTTACGAAAgatcttttaatattaaaattggtAGTACTAATAATCGATCACTCAAACATGATTTAAACAATAAAAGAGTTCTCCCCCGTCTTAGTCTTACTCAAGATgttcacatttcctttttagtctgtctcaCTCAAAATGTTCATCTTTtcatatttggaaataaatccctttcttctctctctttattaaaatattcaactacttttttttctctacttaCTCTATCTAATAACTCTTCATAAAATCATGTGTCATTTAACAATGTGTACATCTTGAGTGAGACAGAACTAGTACTTCGTATAAGATAAGGGTATATTAGTAGTACCATTGAACTATTTCCaatatattatactccatccgtctcaataaatatgaaatattagttttttgggcacgagattttatatagtgttgttttgtaagttaattaagagagagtaaagtaaaaatgagaaaaaagtaGATATGATGTTGTTTATATTCTAAAAAAACgttttattttaaatgaataactgaaaaaggaaaatatttcaGTTTTAACGGGGCAAACTATTACAAATATACAACATATTTTTGGGGAAAAGAATCTTTATTCCTGTACTAGAATTTCCATTTTCgcaaataataagaaaaaaaaaagataaggaCTCCGAAACAGCAATATTCAAAACACAAGGAGCGGAAATGGATTCCTGAAAAGAACTGAGGCCGAAATAAGAATATGAAGAATTATTTCCCACCACTATTTCGGAGATTGAAGCGGCGATTCTCCCGTATCCCTCAATCCTTCCCTCACCGCTGCTCTCCTTtccctctcttcatctctctctaaatttaaGCAATTTCTTCAGATCACATATAAATGGATATTCCGTTTTTACTCGACCTTAATCTCCTCCTCTTTTCAAGTCCCCAGATTGTTGTCCGCAACAACCGCTTTAATCGCGAAAACCACAATCCATCACGATTAGAGCTAAAGGAGTTTCTTAAAACGACGTTTAATCCGACGAAATTGATTGTCGAATTATCATTTCGCGAAATTGTTAGTAAGTTGATTAGTTGGCACAAGTTATTGAAGAGGTATGGATTTTCACGTTAGATATTGCAATTTGTTAGGGATTTCGGTTGCAAATTGCATGAATAGATGATCACAATCTGCTCATGTTTGACCAACCACAATAAATCGAttttttgctctgttttttttcagaattttgtCCGTGCAAAGAAAGCTGCAGTATCCCTTGATCCCAAGGCGGAAACATGAATGAGGTTAATATATATAACTCCACAATACATCTATTTTGATCATATAATGATTCCTAGCTATGTTGAATTTTGAAGATTTGGAAAGAGATGAATGTATTTGATGTTTTTACTGTTTATTGTATACCtgatttaaattcatttttggaTGAAGCATATGTGCATATTAGAATGGCTGGCAAAAACTGCATTTCAGTGTAGATTTGAATGATTTATGGTTGAATTGCAGACGAAACCCTCTGATGAAAAGACAGAGCATGATCCATCTGAGGGTTTGAAGACGAATTCAGAGCCCAAGGCGAAGAGAGGAGGTCATTCTGGACGTGTTGTGCCCTGTGAATCCCTAACTGTGCCTCCAAGCTCTCATGCTCATGGTCATGGGAATCCAATGGCGGCCCTGGGCCCTGGGAATCAGTCGAGTACAATGGTGCCGTCGCCTAATTCAAAGTCGACTATGAGCCAGGGATGGAACGCTAGTGCTCGAAGCGATAGTCTGGATGGTTCCTGTGCGCCTCTCAGGCCCCACACCGGTGGCGATGTTCGTTGGGATGCCATCTCTTCATCATCCTCCAAAGACTCCCCGCTTGGTCTGACCAACTTTCGACTGCTCAAGAGGCTAGGGTATGGAGACATTGGGAGTGTTTACCTTGTCGAACTGCGAGGGACAAGTGCCTTCTTTGCCATGAAGGTTATGGATAAAAGCTCTCTAGCTAGTAGAAACAAACTGCTTCGAGCTCAAACGGAGAGGGAGATTCTTGGCCTTCTCGACCACCCCTTTTTGCCCACCTTGTATACGTATTTTGAGACAGAGAAGTTCTATTGCTTGGTGATGGAGTTCTGCAGTGGAGGCAACCTTCATTCTCTCAGGCAGAAGCAGCCTGCCAAGCATTTCACAGAGGAAGCTTCTAGGTTGTGTTTCAACTTCCTACTTTATATGCTCTCTATCAAAATGTGTATTGGAAAATTAGTGTTTGTGCAGATTTTACGCATCAGAGGTGCTGTTGGCGCTCGAGTATCTGCATATGCTGGGAATCGTTTACAGGGACCTAAAGCCGGAGAATGTGCTTGTGAGAGAAGAGGGGCACATCATGCTATCCGACTTCGACCTCTCGCTCCGCTGCTCTGTCTCTCCCACTCTGGTGAAGTCCTCATCCACTCATGACGCGAGCACCGCAGATGCTGCTGCTAATGGCAGCATCTTGAACGATGAGAACGCTGTGCGTGGCTGTGCTCAGCCCTCATCCTTCTTCCCGCGCCTCCTGCCTAAGAAGAACCGCAAATCAAAATCAGACTTTGGGCTGGGGAACAACATGAATGGGCTCCCTGAGCTGATGGCAGAGCCAACGAACGTACGCTCCATGTCTTTTGTGGGGACGCATGAGTATCTAGCTCCTGAGATCATCCGGGGAGAGGGGCACGGGAGTGCAGTGGATTGGTGGACTTTTGGGATATTCTTGTATGAGCTCCTGCACGGGACAACGCCTTTCAAGGGGGATGGGAACCGCGCGACGCTGTTCAATGTGGTGGGGCAGGCGCTGAAGTTCCCGGATAGTTCACAGGCGAGTGCAACAGCAAAGGACCTCATAAAGGGGCTGTTGGTGAAGGAGCCACAGAAGAGGATTGCGTACAAGAGGGGCGCCACCGAGATCAAGCAGCATCCGTTCTTCGAAGGGGTGAATTGGGCTCTGGTGAGAAGTGGGGCGCCGCCGTATGTCCCGGAACCTGTGGACTTTGGGCAGTTTGCCTCTAAGGATGCAAAGCAATCTACAGACAAGAAGGCTCCGGAGATGGGGCAGGACAAGAACAAAACAAGCTCTTCTGATTCTTCTTATGTTGAGTTTGAGTACTTCTAAGTCGTATTTTTGTGTTACTCTTACTGAATTGGACTATATTATT is a genomic window containing:
- the LOC121789253 gene encoding serine/threonine-protein kinase AGC1-7-like, whose translation is MNETKPSDEKTEHDPSEGLKTNSEPKAKRGGHSGRVVPCESLTVPPSSHAHGHGNPMAALGPGNQSSTMVPSPNSKSTMSQGWNASARSDSLDGSCAPLRPHTGGDVRWDAISSSSSKDSPLGLTNFRLLKRLGYGDIGSVYLVELRGTSAFFAMKVMDKSSLASRNKLLRAQTEREILGLLDHPFLPTLYTYFETEKFYCLVMEFCSGGNLHSLRQKQPAKHFTEEASRFYASEVLLALEYLHMLGIVYRDLKPENVLVREEGHIMLSDFDLSLRCSVSPTLVKSSSTHDASTADAAANGSILNDENAVRGCAQPSSFFPRLLPKKNRKSKSDFGLGNNMNGLPELMAEPTNVRSMSFVGTHEYLAPEIIRGEGHGSAVDWWTFGIFLYELLHGTTPFKGDGNRATLFNVVGQALKFPDSSQASATAKDLIKGLLVKEPQKRIAYKRGATEIKQHPFFEGVNWALVRSGAPPYVPEPVDFGQFASKDAKQSTDKKAPEMGQDKNKTSSSDSSYVEFEYF